Genomic DNA from bacterium:
TGATATTCCATTTCAGCGCCGGGAACACCCAAATCCGTATACCCTGCCTGCGTGTGCATTGTTCCCGATACCAGGGACTGCCCTGACTCAGCGATTTGTACCTGCAATCTGGCGCGTATACGACCCTGGGTCGAACGGCCAAAGAGACGTACACGAAAAGCTGTATTGCTTAACAAATCTGAAGCCATTCCCACAGGCATGATTAATTGCGAACCATCGGCTCTGGCCTGACGAGGGATAACTGACAGACCAACAGTATCATTACCATAGTACACAAAAGCACGGCCTTCATTACTCTCGCCATTGTCATATCGATTCGACCCCACTATCACATCACTATAGCCATCTCCATTCACATCGCCGGCACCTGCAACAGATATGCCAAAATATGCATCCACTTGATCACTCTCGGCTGTCCAATTTGCTGTAGCAGCTAAACCTGAGCTGCTGCCATGATACACATAAGCACGACCTTCACCTGCCTCTCCATTTTGATAATAACGCGCTCCCACGATCACATCACCATAGCCATCTCCATTCACATCGCCGCTACTTGCCACAGAATTGCCAAAATATGCACTCGTTTGATCACTCTCGGCTGTCCAATTTGCTGTAGCAGTTAATCCTGAGCTGCTGCCATAATACGCATAGGCACGGCCTTCATTATTCTCGCCATTGTCATAACCATACGCTCCCACTATCACATCACTATAACCGTCTCCATTCACATCACCTGCGCTTGCCACAGAACAACCAAACTCTGCGCTAATTTGATCACTCTCTGCGGTCCAATTTGCTGTAGCAGCTAAACCTGAGCTGCTCCCATGATACACATAAGCACGGCCTTCATCTGGCTCACCATTGTCATATCTATACGCCCCCACGATCACATCACTATAACCATCGCCATTCACATCGCCGGCACTGGCTACAGAATAACCAAACTCTGCATTCGCTTGATTACTCTCGGCTATCCAATTTGCTGTAGCAGCTAACCCTGAGATGCTGCCATGATAAATAAAAGCACGGCCTTCATTACTCTCGCCATTGTCATAACAAAACGCTCCCACGATTACATCACTATACCCATCCCCATTCACATCGCCGGCACTGGCCACAGATAGGCCAAAATATGCATCCACTTGATCACTCTCGGCTGTCCAATTTGCTGTAGCAGCTAAACCTGAGCTGCTGCCATGATACACATAAGCACGACCTTCACCTGCCTCTCCATTTTGATAATAACGCGCTCCCACGATCACATCACCATACCCAAATAAAAGCACGGCCTTCATTACTCTCGCCATTGTCATAACAAAACGCTCCCACGATTACATCACTATAACCATCTCCATTCACATCTCCGGCACTGGCCACAGATAGGCCAAAATATGCACTCGTTTGATCACTCTCGGCTGTCCAGGCGGCTGTATTTGCCAGCCCTGTGCTGCTGCCATGATACACATAGGCACGGCCTTCATTTGTCTGGCCATTGTCATATCGACGCGCTCCCACGATTACATCGCTATACCCATCTCCATTCACATCTCCGGCACTGGCCACAGATCTGCCAAACTCTGCGCTAATTTGATCACTCTCTGCTGTCCAATCCGCTGTATTTGCCAGCCCTGAGCTGCTGCCTTGATACACATAAGCACGGCCTTCATTTGTCTGGCCATTGTCATAATAGTAAGCTCCCACGATCACATCACTATAACCATCCCCATTCACATCGCCCGCACTTGCCACAGATATGCCAAAATATGCGAGAGTTTGATCACTCTCTGCTGTCCAGGCAGCTGTATTTGCCAACCCTAAGCTGCTGCCTTGATACACAAAAACACGGCCTTCATTCTGCTCTCCATTGTTATAACCATACGCTCCCACGATCACATCACTATAACCATCTCCATTCACATCGCCGGCACTAGCCACAGATATGCCAAACTCGGCATATGTTTGATCACTCTCGGCTGTCCAGGCAGCTGTACTTGCCAGCCCAAAGCTGCTGCCTTGATACACAAAAACACGGCCTTCATCATCCGCGCCATTGTCATATAAATGCGCTCCCACTATCACATCACTATAACCATCCCCATTTACATCTCCGCTACTTGCCACAGATCTGCCAAAATAAGCATTCGCTTGATCGCCCTCGGCTGTCCAGGCAGCTGGATTTACCAGCCCTCCACTGCTACCATGATACACATAAGCACGGCCTTCATCTGTCTCGCCATTGTCATAACCATACGCTCCCACGATCACTTCACTATAACCATCTCCATTCACATCTCCGGCGCTTGCCACTGAACAACCAAAATATGCATATGTTTGATTACCCTCTGCTGTCCAATATGCTATGGCGACCAGCCCTGAGCTGCTGCCATGATACACATACGCACGGCCTTCATCTGTATGATCATCATCATAAAAGGGCGCTCCCACGATCACATCACTATACCCATCTCCATTTACATCTCCGGCGCTTGCCACTGAATAACCAAAAGATGCATTCGCTTGATCACTCTCTGCGGTCCAGGCATCTGTAGCGGCTAATCCTGAGCTGCTGCCATGATACACATAAGCACGGCCTTCATCTGTATGACCATTGTCATATTCATACGCTCCCACGATCACATCACCATAACCATCCCCATTTACATCTCCGGCGCTTGCTACTGAATAACCAAAAGATGCATTCGCTTGATCACTCTCTGCTGTCCATCCGGGATTGGTCATCAAGGGATCAATGACTATCGGATATTTTGCATTGGCATCCTGGTACGCTACAATGATCGTGTTTTCTTCCACTCTTATTTCCGAGGGCAATAACTTGTCTGTTGCATCTTTGACTTTTAATTGCCCATATCTCATGATAACTGCCTGATGCTCATCTACAAAATCAATGCTGCTGTGATCTGCTGCCATTCGCAAGCACAAGCCCTCTATCCTGCAGGACTGAATCATTACCCAAGGATCGCTGCCGGAAGACTTTTTGGGACCTGCAACCGGCTTTTTATAAATGACAAATCCTTGCTCTATGCCTTCGGGTTTGTTCTCATACCACTCTTTCATCTGCTTGCGATCATAGGTAACCATATTCCCTTGTACGCTTCTTTCGCCCTTATCGACTGATTCCATGTTCCCCAGCCGGCCCATTTGATCAGTCTCCCATTGCCACTGCCATTTTTTGGTTTTGGATTTCTCTTCTTTTTCAGAGGATATTGTTCGCGGCTCAAATCCCACCTTGTTCTCATGCACAGTCATCCGGAAATTATGCTTTCGATTCGGCGCCTGGAGCAGGCCTTGTTTATTTTTGCTGAGCTCATATTCCTGCGCTTTGATCTTTTCCATGGCTTGACTGAGCCACGCTTTATCTGCTCCGCCAGCCACGGCTTTTGGATCAATCGCAGGCTCGCTTAACTGCTTGGAATCTTGTGGCCTGTGATCGCTTTTTTGCACCACCATATAGGCGCCCAAACTGATCAGACCAACCACACTCACCATGATGATGATGGTTATAATTCGTTTAATGTTTACAGACATTTGCTTTTCCTCCGGGATTTAAATTAATCATGGCAAGCAATGCCATCTTTGCCTTTCATTCCGTCTTTGGCAACGCCACCGGATCCGACCGACGGAACAATAAATAAG
This window encodes:
- a CDS encoding FG-GAP-like repeat-containing protein, translating into MTMARVMKAVLLFGYGDVIVGARYYQNGEAGEGRAYVYHGSSSGLAATANWTAESDQVDAYFGLSVASAGDVNGDGYSDVIVGAFCYDNGESNEGRAFIYHGSISGLAATANWIAESNQANAEFGYSVASAGDVNGDGYSDVIVGAYRYDNGEPDEGRAYVYHGSSSGLAATANWTAESDQISAEFGCSVASAGDVNGDGYSDVIVGAYGYDNGENNEGRAYAYYGSSSGLTATANWTAESDQTSAYFGNSVASSGDVNGDGYGDVIVGARYYQNGEAGEGRAYVYHGSSSGLAATANWTAESDQVDAYFGISVAGAGDVNGDGYSDVIVGSNRYDNGESNEGRAFVYYGNDTVGLSVIPRQARADGSQLIMPVGMASDLLSNTAFRVRLFGRSTQGRIRARLQVQIAESGQSLVSGTMHTQAGYTDLGVPGAEMEYQVSGLNALQAYYWRARLLYDPAQVNNGQLHSPWFRISKGNLEGNADMRTGPEPPLTATSTMSPTVTLTATITPTLTVSPTATPTATITLTPTVTQTSGLANIDLKGKAVLAYPNPAQKQMKFLMHLDKATDVEINIYNLTGERIAKLKESMPAGRGQVLIWNCADIAPGIYLAKVYFNSKEKQTIKLAVMR
- a CDS encoding integrin alpha, encoding MSVNIKRIITIIIMVSVVGLISLGAYMVVQKSDHRPQDSKQLSEPAIDPKAVAGGADKAWLSQAMEKIKAQEYELSKNKQGLLQAPNRKHNFRMTVHENKVGFEPRTISSEKEEKSKTKKWQWQWETDQMGRLGNMESVDKGERSVQGNMVTYDRKQMKEWYENKPEGIEQGFVIYKKPVAGPKKSSGSDPWVMIQSCRIEGLCLRMAADHSSIDFVDEHQAVIMRYGQLKVKDATDKLLPSEIRVEENTIIVAYQDANAKYPIVIDPLMTNPGWTAESDQANASFGYSVASAGDVNGDGYGDVIVGAYEYDNGHTDEGRAYVYHGSSSGLAATDAWTAESDQANASFGYSVASAGDVNGDGYSDVIVGAPFYDDDHTDEGRAYVYHGSSSGLVAIAYWTAEGNQTYAYFGCSVASAGDVNGDGYSEVIVGAYGYDNGETDEGRAYVYHGSSGGLVNPAAWTAEGDQANAYFGRSVASSGDVNGDGYSDVIVGAHLYDNGADDEGRVFVYQGSSFGLASTAAWTAESDQTYAEFGISVASAGDVNGDGYSDVIVGAYGYNNGEQNEGRVFVYQGSSLGLANTAAWTAESDQTLAYFGISVASAGDVNGDGYSDVIVGAYYYDNGQTNEGRAYVYQGSSSGLANTADWTAESDQISAEFGRSVASAGDVNGDGYSDVIVGARRYDNGQTNEGRAYVYHGSSTGLANTAAWTAESDQTSAYFGLSVASAGDVNGDGYSDVIVGAFCYDNGESNEGRAFIWVW